From the Spodoptera frugiperda isolate SF20-4 chromosome 16, AGI-APGP_CSIRO_Sfru_2.0, whole genome shotgun sequence genome, one window contains:
- the LOC126911580 gene encoding lebocin-4-like, giving the protein MGKLILVLSVLAVFLIAESSCQKFIRPTYRPPRPRYTVGPVRPHLRIRRDADDEPLWLNQGDVPKAPSSADHPVLPSIIDDVKLDPNRRTARSLGTPSHVSHGHVGGSKRTSSRDTGPTHPGYNRRNARSVNRRLSHRIPIPTTPPFNPGPPKMPIYAVNH; this is encoded by the coding sequence ATGGGTAAACTAATTCTTGTACTCTCCGTGCTCGCGGTCTTCTTGATCGCCGAGTCATCGTGTCAGAAGTTTATCAGACCCACATACAGACCCCCACGGCCACGTTACACAGTGGGACCAGTTCGTCCACATTTGAGAATTCGTCGCGACGCTGACGATGAGCCGCTCTGGTTGAACCAGGGAGATGTACCAAAGGCGCCTTCATCAGCCGACCACCCGGTGCTGCCATCTATCATCGACGACGTAAAACTGGACCCTAACAGGAGGACGGCTCGCAGTCTAGGCACTCCCTCACACGTGTCTCACGGGCATGTAGGAGGTAGCAAGAGGACCTCCAGCCGAGACACAGGGCCTACTCATCCAGGGTACAACCGCCGTAATGCTAGATCTGTTAACCGACGATTAAGCCATAGGATCCCCATCCCCACCACGCCACCGTTCAACCCTGGCCCTCCTAAGATGCCTATTTACGCCGTGAACCACTAG
- the LOC118280606 gene encoding lebocin-4-like has product MSKLLPVLAVLAVFMIVESTCQLIIRPTYRPPRPPKRPIMIRARRDAGDEPLWLYQGDVPKAPSSADHPVLPSIIDDVRMETNRRTARSMGTSSQVSQGHGHGSHGGSHKSSGRDTGANHPGYNRRNARSLHLPDFKIPIPTLPPFNPRPRYPWDDNPRFPIYV; this is encoded by the coding sequence ATGTCGAAGTTACTACCAGTGTTGGCCGTTCTAGCGGTTTTTATGATCGTTGAATCGACGTGCCAACTGATAATTCGCCCAACTTACCGACCTCCACGGCCACCGAAAAGGCCTATCATGATCAGAGCTCGCCGTGACGCGGGTGATGAACCACTCTGGTTGTATCAAGGAGACGTACCGAAGGCCCCTTCATCAGCCGACCACCCAGTGCTGCCATCTATTATAGACGATGTAAGAATGGAAACTAACAGGAGGACAGCGCGTAGTATGGGGACTTCCTCGCAAGTGTCGCAAGGACACGGACATGGATCACACGGAGGTAGTCATAAGTCCTCCGGCCGGGACACTGGAGCCAATCACCCAGGGTACAATAGGCGTAATGCCAGGTCTCTTCACCTGCCTGACTTTAAGATACCCATCCCAACACTGCCACCTTTCAATCCTCGTCCGAGGTACCCCTGGGATGATAATCCTCGTTTTCCAATTTATGTATGA